One window from the genome of Palaemon carinicauda isolate YSFRI2023 chromosome 24, ASM3689809v2, whole genome shotgun sequence encodes:
- the LOC137618140 gene encoding uncharacterized protein, protein MVPGPRVIPLDLPESSGSSSGSIRHGIKLQTTMLFSPQPGPSGLCHGRHVHRLEYLAGDLPVSSYKHADESSGQTQDFQRTDYSSSSQLAKKQLVSSWRNRDSVLGGPQPEVNANSTNSQCVSFLKNSECPNFMDFMKFAAQKDADIDPLNTLFLESDKRDSPLLQYDSAVKKLEKFLKDSDVQTMTANLAVTFFRTLFEGGLAASTITTIKSALKKISQFGFNIDLRDSYFSSIPKACARLKPATRPHVVSWFLNDVLKLASDTDNDSCSCITILRKTLFLVSLASGARISELSALSREPGHIDFLSSGEVLLFPD, encoded by the coding sequence atggtccctggaccaaGAGTCATTCCGTTGGATTTGCCAGAAAGTTCTGGATCTTCAAGTGGATCTATTCGCCACGGAATTAAATTACAAACTACAATGTTAtttagcccccaacctggaccctctggcctatgccACGGACGCCATGTCCATCGATTGGAATACCTGGCGggggatttacctgtttcctcctaTAAACATGCTGATGAAAGTTCTGGACAGACTCAGGACTTTCAGAGGACAGATTACTCTAGCAGCTCCCAATTGGCCAaaaagcaactggtttcctctTGGCGGAACAGGGACTCCGTCCTTGGCGGACCCCAACCCGAAGTTAACgcaaacagtacaaactcgcaatgtgtcagcttcctcaagaattctgagtgccctaactttatggacttcatgaaatttgcggcACAGAAGGATGCTGATATCGATCCTCTTAACACATTGTTCCTGGAGTCGGACAAGAGGGATTCCCCCCTTCTGCAATATGATTCTGCTGTCAAGAAGTTAGAGAAGTTTTTGAAAGACTCAGATGTTCAGACGATGACTgccaatctggcagttacctttttcagaactttgtttgaaggggGACTAGCGGCCAGTACTATTACCACGATTAAGTCCGCTTTGAAGAAAATATCTCAGTTCGGGTTCAATATTGATCTTAGGGATTCGTATTTTTCATCTATCCCCAAAGCTTGTGCTAGGCTAAAACCAGCAACTCGTCCACACGTGGTTTCTTGGTTTCTAAATGATGTCcttaaattggcttctgatactgaTAATGACTCATGTTCTTGTATAACGATTCTTAGAAAAACATTATTCTTGGTAAGTTTAGcttcaggagccagaatatctgaactctcggCGTTATCTAGAGAGccaggtcatattgactttctttcCTCTGGTGAAGTCTTACTCTTTCCAGATTGA